AGAAGCGAAGAACGAGTTCCCGGCAAAAGTGTTGATCAAGCCACTCTCTAGCCTTTGAACGCCGCCGCACTCGCCCGCCAGCCGGCCTCGTTTTCGCCCGGCACAAGTGGAAAGTAATAGCTCACCCGGTCCAAAAGCCCCGTATATTTTTTCTGCATCAGCACAGGCAGCTCGGCCCAAGCACCCCGCAGCGCAAAGCGCTCTAACATCTCATCCGCAATCAGAGCCGGCATCTCATTCCACTTACCGCTTGCCGCCAGCGCCTTAAGTTGATCCGCAACTTCACCCCACCCTTCCACAGCGAACACCGGCCGGTACGGCGGCGTGCTCGCGTAGAAAGAAATCTGCTGCCGCACGTCGGCTTCGCATTTCACGGCCTGCTGGGGATCGTCAGTGGGAATCACAAAGATGCTGCTGGACAGTTCGATGGATGATCGCGGCCGCTGATTCTTCGCCAAACCGACTTCGATATTCGGCAAAATAATTTCTTGTAAGTAGCGCGTCGTGTGCAGCGGGTGCACGTGAAAGCCTTGGCACAATTCACCGGCCAACTGGCACATGCGCTTGTTGACCCCGGCAATGAAAATCGGAATCTGCGAATAGTCATGCGGCGCCGGACTGAAAAACGGCGTCATCAAAGTCAGCTTGTAAAACTCTCCCTGATAGTTAAGCCGCGCCCGATTCTGCCAACAATCCCACACCGCGCGCAGCGCCAAAATGTAGTCGCGCATTTTCTCTACGGGCCGCTCCCACTTCACCCCAAAGCGCCGCTCGTTGTGCCCTTTCACCTGCGTGCCTAGGCCGAGAATGAAGCGGCCTCTGGAATATGCCGCTAAGTCCCACGCGATCTGCGCGGTAATCGTCGGACTGCGCGGAAACGCGACAGCAATGCTCGTACCGATGCTGAGACTCTTGCTATGTTCTGCCGCGAGCACCAACGGCAAGTACGGCTCATGAGACGTCTCGAACGTCCAAATGCCGTCGAAGCCCAATTCATCGGCAAAGCGCGCCAGGGCGGGCATCTGGCCGAGATCGTGAGCCAGTAAACTCACATCAAACTTCATGGCTGGAATTCG
This region of Deltaproteobacteria bacterium genomic DNA includes:
- a CDS encoding TIGR03617 family F420-dependent LLM class oxidoreductase — protein: MKFDVSLLAHDLGQMPALARFADELGFDGIWTFETSHEPYLPLVLAAEHSKSLSIGTSIAVAFPRSPTITAQIAWDLAAYSRGRFILGLGTQVKGHNERRFGVKWERPVEKMRDYILALRAVWDCWQNRARLNYQGEFYKLTLMTPFFSPAPHDYSQIPIFIAGVNKRMCQLAGELCQGFHVHPLHTTRYLQEIILPNIEVGLAKNQRPRSSIELSSSIFVIPTDDPQQAVKCEADVRQQISFYASTPPYRPVFAVEGWGEVADQLKALAASGKWNEMPALIADEMLERFALRGAWAELPVLMQKKYTGLLDRVSYYFPLVPGENEAGWRASAAAFKG